A portion of the Blastochloris tepida genome contains these proteins:
- a CDS encoding transglutaminase family protein yields the protein MIYDVRQVTTYRYAAPVATASHVLRLSPVDRPGQRVLSMALDVEPAPAERTETRDFFGNGLTRIALHTRHEALVLRTTARIDVSPLPVPEPEVTPPWETVRELAWASADLTPTAPVHHLFPSRRVPVVADITAYAAESFARGRPILESGLELACRIKADFAYAPGATDVTTPVAQAFAQRHGVCQDFSEIMIAGLRGLGLAAGYVSGFLRTEPPPGQPRLEGADATHAWVSLWCGPRAGWIGLDPTNAMRAGLDHIVLAVGRDYADAAPVDGVIIATGDHALDVAVDVVPVDQPAASGPV from the coding sequence ATGATCTACGACGTGCGGCAGGTGACGACCTATCGCTATGCGGCGCCGGTGGCCACGGCGAGCCACGTGCTCCGACTGTCGCCGGTCGACCGGCCCGGCCAGCGCGTGCTGTCGATGGCGCTCGACGTCGAGCCGGCCCCGGCCGAACGCACGGAGACACGCGACTTCTTCGGCAACGGCCTCACCCGCATCGCTTTGCACACCCGCCACGAGGCGCTGGTGCTGCGCACCACCGCGCGCATCGACGTATCGCCGCTGCCAGTTCCCGAGCCCGAGGTGACGCCGCCCTGGGAGACGGTGCGCGAGCTGGCCTGGGCCTCGGCCGACCTCACGCCCACTGCGCCCGTCCACCATCTCTTTCCCAGCCGGCGGGTGCCGGTGGTGGCGGACATCACCGCCTACGCCGCCGAAAGCTTCGCCCGCGGCCGGCCGATCCTGGAATCCGGCCTGGAGCTGGCCTGCCGGATCAAGGCCGACTTCGCCTATGCGCCGGGCGCCACCGACGTCACCACGCCGGTCGCCCAGGCCTTCGCGCAGAGGCACGGCGTCTGCCAGGATTTCAGCGAGATCATGATCGCCGGCCTGCGCGGGCTGGGCCTCGCCGCCGGCTATGTCTCGGGCTTCCTGCGCACTGAGCCGCCGCCCGGCCAGCCGCGCCTGGAAGGGGCGGACGCCACCCACGCCTGGGTGTCGCTGTGGTGCGGCCCGCGCGCCGGCTGGATCGGCCTCGACCCCACCAACGCCATGCGCGCCGGGCTCGACCACATCGTGCTGGCGGTGGGCCGCGACTATGCCGACGCCGCCCCGGTCGACGGCGTGATCATCGCCACGGGCGACCACGCGCTCGACGTCGCCGTCGACGTGGTGCCGGTGGACCAACCCGCGGCCTCGGGGCCTGTGTGA
- a CDS encoding circularly permuted type 2 ATP-grasp protein, giving the protein MSTAVTGRAPHEHDLAASRGALIDGYRPLPGVRDEMMDETGAVRPHWQPVLDGLAALGPAEVGRRFQNADRYLRDSGVFYRLYDDAAGVERPWPLSHLPLVIDPQEWQALASGLAQRATLLERLFADIYGRGRLVAEGRLPAAAVAGSREFLRPLVGALPDNGAGLSLYAADLGRGPDGRWWVLADRTQAPSGAGYALENRITMGRALPELFEQLHVVRLAGFFQTLRAEMTALCRNADSRVCLLTPGPLNETYFEHAYLARYLGFVLVEGADLTVRGDTAHIRTIEGLERTDVLLRRLDSDWADPLELNPASRIGVPGLVQAVRAGNVTVVNALGSGVLESRALLGFVPALARHLVGRELEIPNVATWWCGQPLEREAVIADLDAFVIAPAFEPTLPPLLRNGPVVAAELDAPERAALIELVRRRGVDLVAHEAVKLSTTPVWHDGRLEPRPFVLRVFLARTRDGWAVMPGGLCRVADHIDARAVSMQRGGRATDVWVPSEAPVAPVTLLPAPGHVPIRRNVGPLTSRVADNLFWLGRYVERAEAALRLARLLAARAAERERRGTVTTRLIEELMLAWEVVDTPPGTVDLIRLAVRALNRHDTQGSILALALAARRAASVIRDRFSPEAWQALTDLEMLLSRTVPADVTGATVLTRINQALRTTASFAGLVQENMNQLAGWRFLEIGRRIERAINTCRFVRQFGIAGAPDEALDVLLELADSQITYRMRYVMVAARAPVLDTVVLDPSNPRSVMFQIERMRDHMAVLTARLVREPTSPPERLLLRLNAGIATLDATDIDVLDMVRAEQTLMDLSDAISDRWFTHRGEADDTP; this is encoded by the coding sequence GTGAGCACCGCCGTGACCGGCCGCGCGCCCCACGAGCACGATCTCGCCGCCAGCCGCGGGGCGCTGATCGACGGCTACCGGCCGCTGCCCGGCGTGCGCGACGAGATGATGGACGAAACCGGCGCGGTGCGTCCGCACTGGCAGCCGGTGCTCGACGGGCTCGCCGCGCTGGGACCGGCCGAGGTCGGCCGGCGCTTCCAGAATGCCGATCGCTATCTGCGCGACTCCGGCGTGTTCTACCGGCTCTATGACGATGCCGCCGGCGTCGAACGGCCCTGGCCGCTGTCGCACCTGCCGCTGGTGATCGATCCGCAGGAGTGGCAGGCGCTGGCCTCGGGCCTCGCCCAACGCGCCACCCTGCTGGAGCGCCTGTTCGCCGACATCTACGGCCGCGGCCGACTGGTCGCCGAAGGCCGCCTGCCCGCCGCTGCGGTGGCGGGCAGCCGCGAGTTCCTGCGCCCGCTGGTCGGCGCCTTGCCGGACAACGGCGCGGGCCTTTCCCTCTACGCCGCCGACCTCGGCCGCGGGCCCGACGGCCGCTGGTGGGTGCTCGCCGACCGCACCCAGGCGCCCTCGGGAGCCGGCTACGCGCTGGAGAACCGCATCACCATGGGCCGCGCGCTGCCCGAGCTGTTCGAGCAGCTTCACGTCGTGCGCCTCGCCGGCTTCTTCCAGACGCTGCGCGCCGAGATGACCGCGCTCTGCCGCAACGCCGATTCGCGCGTGTGCCTGCTCACCCCCGGCCCGCTCAACGAGACCTATTTCGAGCACGCCTATCTCGCCCGCTATCTCGGCTTCGTGCTGGTCGAGGGCGCCGACCTCACGGTGCGCGGCGACACCGCCCACATCCGCACCATCGAGGGGCTGGAGCGCACCGACGTGCTGCTTCGCCGCCTCGATTCCGATTGGGCCGACCCGCTGGAGCTCAATCCCGCCTCGCGCATCGGCGTGCCGGGGCTGGTGCAGGCGGTGCGCGCCGGCAACGTCACGGTGGTCAACGCGCTGGGCTCGGGCGTGCTGGAATCGCGGGCGCTGCTCGGCTTCGTGCCGGCGCTGGCCCGCCACCTCGTCGGCCGCGAGCTGGAGATTCCCAACGTCGCGACCTGGTGGTGCGGCCAGCCGCTGGAGCGCGAGGCGGTGATCGCCGACCTCGACGCCTTCGTGATCGCCCCGGCATTCGAGCCGACGCTGCCGCCGCTGCTGCGCAACGGGCCGGTGGTGGCCGCCGAGCTCGACGCGCCCGAGCGCGCGGCGCTGATCGAGCTGGTGCGCCGGCGCGGCGTCGATCTCGTCGCCCACGAGGCGGTAAAGCTCTCCACCACGCCGGTGTGGCACGACGGCAGGCTGGAGCCGCGGCCCTTCGTGCTCCGGGTCTTTCTCGCCCGCACCCGCGACGGCTGGGCGGTGATGCCGGGCGGGCTCTGCCGCGTCGCCGACCATATCGACGCCCGCGCCGTGTCGATGCAGCGCGGCGGCCGCGCCACCGACGTGTGGGTGCCCTCCGAGGCGCCGGTGGCACCGGTCACGCTGCTGCCGGCGCCCGGCCACGTCCCGATCCGCCGCAATGTCGGGCCGCTCACCAGCCGCGTCGCCGACAATCTGTTCTGGCTCGGCCGCTATGTCGAACGTGCCGAGGCAGCGCTGCGCCTCGCCCGCCTGCTCGCCGCCCGCGCCGCCGAGCGCGAGCGTCGCGGCACCGTCACCACCCGCCTGATCGAGGAGCTGATGTTGGCGTGGGAAGTGGTCGACACCCCGCCCGGCACGGTGGACCTCATCCGCCTCGCGGTGCGCGCGCTCAACCGCCACGACACGCAGGGCTCGATCCTGGCACTGGCATTGGCGGCGCGGCGGGCGGCCTCGGTCATCCGCGACCGCTTCTCGCCCGAAGCGTGGCAGGCGCTGACCGATCTCGAGATGCTGCTGTCGCGCACCGTGCCGGCCGACGTCACCGGCGCCACCGTCCTGACGCGCATCAATCAGGCGCTGCGCACCACCGCCTCCTTCGCCGGCCTCGTCCAGGAGAACATGAACCAGCTTGCCGGCTGGCGCTTCCTGGAGATCGGCCGGCGCATCGAGCGGGCGATCAACACCTGCCGCTTCGTGCGCCAGTTCGGCATCGCCGGCGCGCCGGACGAGGCGCTCGACGTGCTGCTGGAGCTTGCCGACAGCCAGATCACCTACCGCATGCGATATGTGATGGTGGCGGCGCGCGCGCCGGTGCTCGACACCGTGGTGCTCGACCCCTCCAACCCGCGCTCGGTGATGTTCCAGATCGAGCGCATGCGCGACCACATGGCGGTGCTCACCGCGCGTCTGGTGCGCGAGCCGACCTCGCCGCCCGAGCGCCTGCTGCTGCGGCTCAATGCCGGCATCGCCACGCTCGATGCCACCGACATCGACGTGCTCGACATGGTGCGCGCCGAGCAGACGCTGATGGACCTGTCGGACGCCATCTCCGACCGCTGGTTCACCCACCGCGGCGAGGCCGACGACACGCCATGA